GGACGTGCTGCGCTTGTGCGCGCGGCACGGTACCTTGATCGCCGCCGTGGGCGAAGGCGGCGTCAAAAGCTACACCGCACCGCCCATGGGCCAAGGCCGCTCCGACGTGGCGCGGGCTCACGCCCAGCGCTGGGCCGATCCCAAACAACGGCTCGAGACCGCCCGGCGGCTGTACGCCTGGCGCTTCGGACGCGTATTGCCCCATCGCGACATCGAAACCTTGCGCGGGATCGAAGGCGCGCGCATGAAGGAAAGCTACAAGCTCGTCGCCCAGCGCTTCGGCATCGACTGGCACGGCCGACGCTACGACCGCGACAACCCCACCGCCGCCGACCTACCCAACCAAGCCATCAACCACGCCGCCACGTTCGTGGAGGCCGCGGCCGACATCGCGGTGGCGGCCGTCGGTGCGTTGCCGCCGTTGGGCTTCGTCCACGAAGACTCCAGCAACGCCTTCACGCTGGACATTGCCGATCTGTTTCGCGTCGACGTGACCCTGCCACTGGCGTTTGGTGCCGTGCAAGCGATCCAACAGCGCAAGTCCGACCTGACCGTCGAGCGCGAAGTCCGGCGGCGAGCGGTGCAGGCCTTTCGGCGGGAAAAACTCATCCCCCGCATGATCGAACGTATCAAGGAGCTGTTCGATGTCGATGACCGTGGTGGTGACGCGTAACGTCTCGGCGCGGGTGCGGGGGTTTTTGGCGTCTGTGATGCTCGAGCTTGCCCCCGGGGTCTACGCTGGGCTTCGAATCTCGCCCGCGGTTCGAAGCCGGGTTTGGCAAGTCCTTGAACAATGGTTCACACACGAGTCACAAGCCTCCATCATCATGCTTTGGCCCGATAAAGAAATACCAGGCGGACTGGAGGTCAACACCCTGGGCACACCGCCGGTCAAGCTGGCCGACGTCAACGGTATCCTGCTGAGCCAGCGTCCGATCCGTCACACGGAGGAGTAAGCGCGAAAGTGACGTTTTATGTTCTTTAACAATGGGTTAGAATAAAGAGGTTCCCCCGCGTATGCGGGGATTGACCCCGAAAGGCTGAAATCCCTGCGTGAAATGACGCGGTTCCCCCGCGTATGCGGGGATTGACCCGTAACCGAAAGCAAGGAGAGTAAGATGGGCTGGGGTTCCCCCGCGTATGCGGGGATTGACCCTTTGAGCATTAGCAAGCTTTCCAACCTTATCGGGTTCCCCCGCGTATGCGGGGATTGACCCCATTCGATCCCGTCCGACGGCTGCTATGTCGTGGTTCCCCCGCGTATGCGGGGATTGACCTGCCCGGGACCATTGTCTATTCTGGACCGTCGCGGTTCCCCCGCGTATGCGGGGATTGACCTGGACGCCGAAGGCCGCCCATCTGATCGCGCAGGGTTCCCCCGCGTATGCGGGGATTGACCTAGATGATGTTCCCGGGCATTATCCGTTCCCCTGGTTCCCCCGCGTATGCGGGGATTGACCGTGACGGAGCGCTTCGCGGATTGTACCCTAGCGGGTTCCCCCGCGTATGCGGGGATTGACCTGCCGGGGACCATCGTCTATTCTGGACCGTCCAGGTTCCCCCGCGTATGCGGGGATTGACCTACACACGATTGGCGCGGCGTCGAACCCGGACGGGTTCCCCCGCGTATGCGGGGATTGACCTTAGAGCCCGAAATCAACTCTAGCGGTAACAGTGGTTCCCCCGCGTATGCGGGGATTGACCGCACTGACCAGTCCTGGGGCTATGCCCTAGATAGGTTCCCCCGCGTATGCGGGGATTGACCCACTACGCAGCACGTAGCCGGTGGTCGGCTACGGGTTCCCCCGCGTATGCGGGGATTGACCCACCTCGTCTTTTTGCAGGGCCTTGCTGCCCAGGGTTCCCCCGCGTATGCGGGGATTGACCGCCCTATTGAGGCTTCGCGCATAGGGGTCGACAGGTTCCCCCGCGTATGCGGGGATTGACCGTCTGGCACTGTACCCTGCGGCCTGCCTCTTTAGTCGTCCCTGAAAAATTCATTTTCACGCCGCCCTTAGCCGCAGCTGGGCAGGGTTGGCGCCACTGGACTCGGTTGGCCGCCGCTGGGCGAGCCACCGGCCGATGAGGCGCACGGCCGCAATGAGGCGCAAAAAAGCTCGCCTCAAGAAGGGCACGCCCTTCTTCGTGATCATGCGCAGCAGCCAGCGGATGTTGTAGCCCGCCGCGCACAGCACCGCGTGCAGCCGGTCACCCTGCTCGCCCTTGAGGTGGCACCTGTCCATGCGGTGATCCTGCTTCAAGTGCCCGATGACCGGCTCGATGGCCTGGCGGCGCTTGAGCAGCTTGCGCTCCTGCTGCGTGAGGCGCTTGATCTTGCCGCGGTGCACCAGGCGCACATCCGCAATGTCGGCTTCCACCCCGCGGTAGCCCAGATCGGCAAACGCTGTGCTGGGCTTGATGCCAGTGTCCTGCATCAGGATCGTGGCCTGCTCCAGCTGCGCTTGCAGCGTGTGCCCGTCGTAGGGGTTGCCATGGAAGGCCCGGGCTGCGACGATGAGGCTGTGCTTCAGGGTGCTGGCAATGCCGACCTTGACGCCGAACTCGTAAGGGCAGCGGGCCTTGCCCTTGTTGATGCACTCCACCTCCGGCGCGTGCCAGGCGTAGAGCTTTCGAGTCCCGTCGGCGGTCTTTCGGTTGGCAGTCTGCGCCACCAGACGCGCCGCCTTGTTGAGGGTGTGGCCAAGAGCACTCTGGATGGCCTGCCCCAGGCGGCTGGCCTTGCGCTCGATCTCGCGCTGCAGCCTGGCCACGATCGTGCGCTGGCGCTTGATGACCCGGCGCATGCGCGCAAACTGCCGCGCGTGCGCATAGCGTCCTGCCTTGCGGGCCAGCTCCTTGCCTTCCTTGGCAAAGGTCTGCTTCAAGGCGATGCCGGCGGCCTTGGCCGCCTCCACCAGCTTGGTGCGTGCCGTCTCCAGCAGCCGGCTGTCGGTGGGGTGCGCCACCGCCTTGGGTTGTACGGTGGTGTCCACCACCACGCGCTTGAGTTCCTGCGGCTTGATGAGTCCGGTTTCCACCGCCACGTTGATGGTCTGCGCCAAGAGTTCTTCCACGCCTTCTTCGCCCAGCAGCCGGCGAAACTTCACCAGCGTCGTGGCGTCGCACGGCCGGCGATGTTCAAAGTACGCCCGCCCCGAGAAGAACTGCCATGTGGGGGTTTCGCCCCAGCGCTCGACCACCCCTTCGTCCGACTCGTTGAAGGCGTGCTTCAGATACAGCAGCGCGATCATCACGCGCAGCGGCACGCGGGGTCGGCCTGCGTTGGACGCCCGAGCTGCGCGCACCGGAGATTCGCCAAAGAGGTCCAGATCGGGCATCGCGACACCTGCGCGCGCTTTGCGCATGAACAGGTGCGACAGCCTTGCTTCCAACTCCTGCCACGGCATGCGTGAGGACAACACCGCCAGCGGATGGCGCAGGTCGATCATCTGATCGAGCCGGGCGCGGAAGAAGTCCTCGGTGGCGGGGCAGGCAAACATCGCAAAACTCCCAGAAAACGGCGCATCAGACCATCAAATCTGGGGGAAATTGTACTCGCAAACAGACAATAACACAAGAAAAATCATGCTGTTATGAATATTTCAGGGGCGACTCTTTAGGTTCCCCCGCGTATGCGGGGATTGACCTCGGCGCATATCTTGCGCACCGATTCCTTGACAGGTTCCCCCGCGTATGCGGGGATTGACCCGTTCCCGGGCATTATCTATTCTCCCCTTGTTGGGTTCCCCCGCGTATGCGGGGATTGACCTCTCGGCCCACTGGCCGGGCTTGACGTCGGCAAGGTTCCCCCGCGTATGCGGGGATTGACCCGACGGGAGACCTCGACCGCTGAGTAACCCTGCGGTTCCCCCGCGTATGCGGGGATTGACCCATTATCTATTCTGGACCATCTAGGTTCGACGCGGTTCCCCCGCGTATGCGGGGATTGACCTCCGTGGCGATAGTGGCGCATGGTCCGGGCCGCGGTTCCCCCGCGTATGCGGGGATTGACCCGGATAATGCCCGGACATATTATCTATTCTGGAGGTTCCCCCGCGTATGCGGGGATTGACCCGAATTCACCCAGCTTCATGCCTTCCCCCCGATGGTTCCCCCGCGTATGCGGGGATTGACCCCCTTATTCGTCGTCCGAAGACCCGCTATCCATGGTTCCCCCGCGTATGCGGGGATTGACCCACGACCGTCCGTCGGCCCACCCGCTAGACTTCGGTTCCCCCGCGTATGCGGGGATTGACCGCTCGCTCTCGTAGCTCAGCCGGCAGTGCTCGCGGTTCCCCCGCGTATGCGGGGATTGACCTTCCTTGACAGTCGCACCACAAGGCCGCGACCCGGTTCCCCCGCGTATGCGGGGATTGACCGACGTTCGAGCGCGCTCAGACGATCCTCGATCGGGTTCCCCCGCGTATGCGGGGATTGACCCACCGCCGTCATGGCCGTGCTGCTCGCTGCCACGGTTCCCCCGCGTATGCGGGGATTGACCACAGGTCATCTACCGCGACCGGCAGGAGCTGCAGGTTCCCCCGCGTATGCGGGGATTGACCTGCGCACGATAGCACCTCACAAATTGAAACCCAGGTTCCCCCGCGTATGCGGGGATTGACCCCCGATTGTTACCGCTAGGTGTCGCATCCCGGATGATTGGATAGTGCCATCACGCCATGCGTACCTGCTGGCGGTAAGCGTTCTGCGCGAGCTGCTGGGCAGCGGGTCAAGGCGTTGACGACCATCATCGGGAGATGCCCTCATGAACATCAAGCTGCATGCCCTGGCGCGTACAACGCCAGCCATACGGCGCGAGATCGCGCTGTCGGATGAGCCGGCTGCGGTGTTGGCTGAGCGTTACGGCGTTTCGCTCATGACGGTGTACAAGTGGAAGCGCCGCGAGGATTTTCTGGATCGCTCCCACACCCCGCACCGGCTGCGTACCACCATGACCCCGGCGCAGGAGGCCATTGCAGTGGAGCTGCGCAAGACGCTGCTGCTGCCGCTGGATGATCTGCTGTCGGTCATGCGCGAGTTCGTCTGTCCTGACGTGTCGCGCTCGGGACTGGATCGCTGCTTGCGACGCCACGGCGTGGGGTCGCTGCGATCCCTCAAGCCCCAGGTGCCCAAACCCGCACATCAGCCCTTTGCCGCTTACGAGCCGGGCTTCATTCATATCGAC
This region of Tepidimonas taiwanensis genomic DNA includes:
- the cas1e gene encoding type I-E CRISPR-associated endonuclease Cas1e, whose product is MSPTPSLIPGRLGLAASRIPYADRHGLLYLEYGKLSVEDGTLRFIAAQSEALDAGDYAIPYQGVSMILLGPGTSLTQDVLRLCARHGTLIAAVGEGGVKSYTAPPMGQGRSDVARAHAQRWADPKQRLETARRLYAWRFGRVLPHRDIETLRGIEGARMKESYKLVAQRFGIDWHGRRYDRDNPTAADLPNQAINHAATFVEAAADIAVAAVGALPPLGFVHEDSSNAFTLDIADLFRVDVTLPLAFGAVQAIQQRKSDLTVEREVRRRAVQAFRREKLIPRMIERIKELFDVDDRGGDA
- the cas2e gene encoding type I-E CRISPR-associated endoribonuclease Cas2e; amino-acid sequence: MSMTVVVTRNVSARVRGFLASVMLELAPGVYAGLRISPAVRSRVWQVLEQWFTHESQASIIMLWPDKEIPGGLEVNTLGTPPVKLADVNGILLSQRPIRHTEE
- a CDS encoding IS5 family transposase; translation: MFACPATEDFFRARLDQMIDLRHPLAVLSSRMPWQELEARLSHLFMRKARAGVAMPDLDLFGESPVRAARASNAGRPRVPLRVMIALLYLKHAFNESDEGVVERWGETPTWQFFSGRAYFEHRRPCDATTLVKFRRLLGEEGVEELLAQTINVAVETGLIKPQELKRVVVDTTVQPKAVAHPTDSRLLETARTKLVEAAKAAGIALKQTFAKEGKELARKAGRYAHARQFARMRRVIKRQRTIVARLQREIERKASRLGQAIQSALGHTLNKAARLVAQTANRKTADGTRKLYAWHAPEVECINKGKARCPYEFGVKVGIASTLKHSLIVAARAFHGNPYDGHTLQAQLEQATILMQDTGIKPSTAFADLGYRGVEADIADVRLVHRGKIKRLTQQERKLLKRRQAIEPVIGHLKQDHRMDRCHLKGEQGDRLHAVLCAAGYNIRWLLRMITKKGVPFLRRAFLRLIAAVRLIGRWLAQRRPTESSGANPAQLRLRAA